From one Balaenoptera acutorostrata chromosome 6, mBalAcu1.1, whole genome shotgun sequence genomic stretch:
- the SLC31A2 gene encoding protein SLC31A2 isoform X2, with amino-acid sequence MHFIFSDEVVLLFDFWSVHSPAGMALSVLVILLLAVLYEGIKVGKARLLHQALMSLSISTSQQLIEETDENSSSSDAPPVSRTHLRWFLCHFGQSLLHVAQVVIGYFVMLAVMSYNTWIFFGVVLGSGVGYYLAYPLLSMT; translated from the exons ATGCATTTCATCTTCTCAGATGAGGTAGTGCTTCTCTTTGATTTCTGGAGTGTCCACAGTCCTGCAG GCATGGCCCTTTCGGTGTTGGTCATCTTGCTCCTGGCTGTGTTGTATGAAGGCATCAAGGTTGGCAAAGCCAGGCTGCTCCACCAGGCCCTGATGAGCCTGTCCATCTCCACCAGCCAGCAGCTCATCGAAGAGACAGACGAGAATTCTTCAAGCTCAGACGCCCCCCCAGTCAGCAGAACCCACCTCAG GTGGTTCTTGTGTCACTTCGGCCAGTCTCTACTTCATGTCGCTCAGGTGGTCATCGGCTACTTCGTGATGCTGGCTGTTATGTCCTACAACACCTGGATTTTCTTCGGCGTGGTCCTGGGCTCAGGTGTGGGCTACTACCTAGCCTATCCACTTCTCAGCATGACTTAG
- the SLC31A2 gene encoding protein SLC31A2 isoform X1, translating into MAMHFIFSDEVVLLFDFWSVHSPAGMALSVLVILLLAVLYEGIKVGKARLLHQALMSLSISTSQQLIEETDENSSSSDAPPVSRTHLRWFLCHFGQSLLHVAQVVIGYFVMLAVMSYNTWIFFGVVLGSGVGYYLAYPLLSMT; encoded by the exons ATGGCG ATGCATTTCATCTTCTCAGATGAGGTAGTGCTTCTCTTTGATTTCTGGAGTGTCCACAGTCCTGCAG GCATGGCCCTTTCGGTGTTGGTCATCTTGCTCCTGGCTGTGTTGTATGAAGGCATCAAGGTTGGCAAAGCCAGGCTGCTCCACCAGGCCCTGATGAGCCTGTCCATCTCCACCAGCCAGCAGCTCATCGAAGAGACAGACGAGAATTCTTCAAGCTCAGACGCCCCCCCAGTCAGCAGAACCCACCTCAG GTGGTTCTTGTGTCACTTCGGCCAGTCTCTACTTCATGTCGCTCAGGTGGTCATCGGCTACTTCGTGATGCTGGCTGTTATGTCCTACAACACCTGGATTTTCTTCGGCGTGGTCCTGGGCTCAGGTGTGGGCTACTACCTAGCCTATCCACTTCTCAGCATGACTTAG